The following proteins come from a genomic window of Fusibacter sp. A1:
- a CDS encoding N-acetyltransferase, translated as MKLITVNKENIANEHICCSIAEKKGETCIEAKKAWMMDQFDQGLVFTKLDVRGKVFIEYMPAENAWHPIDAPNYMVINCLWVSGKYKGAGHANELLDSCIEDARQKGKEGLVVVSSAKKKTFLSDPDYLRHKGFEVVDQAAPYFELYALKFDKTALSPAFIAHAKPGRLEEKHLILYYSNQCPFASKYANLLSDWALQAGIKTELRLVESHHEAQTVPAAVTNYALFYKGKFITNEILSEKKFDKLIVQSVG; from the coding sequence ATGAAACTGATCACAGTCAATAAGGAGAATATAGCAAACGAACATATCTGCTGTTCAATCGCAGAGAAAAAGGGTGAAACTTGCATTGAGGCAAAAAAGGCATGGATGATGGACCAGTTTGACCAGGGACTTGTCTTCACAAAGCTTGATGTGAGGGGAAAGGTGTTTATCGAGTATATGCCTGCAGAAAACGCATGGCACCCGATAGACGCTCCAAATTATATGGTAATCAACTGTCTATGGGTTTCTGGAAAATACAAGGGCGCTGGGCATGCGAATGAGCTCTTAGATTCATGTATTGAAGATGCCAGACAAAAGGGAAAAGAAGGTCTTGTGGTCGTCTCGTCAGCTAAGAAAAAGACTTTTTTGTCGGACCCTGACTATTTAAGACATAAGGGATTTGAAGTGGTTGATCAAGCAGCACCTTATTTTGAACTGTACGCCCTAAAGTTTGACAAGACAGCTTTGAGCCCTGCTTTCATAGCACATGCAAAACCAGGAAGGCTGGAAGAGAAGCATCTCATACTCTACTACTCAAATCAGTGTCCGTTCGCCAGTAAATACGCGAACCTCTTAAGTGACTGGGCCCTTCAAGCGGGTATCAAGACCGAACTCAGACTGGTCGAAAGCCACCACGAGGCCCAGACCGTACCTGCCGCTGTGACAAATTATGCACTTTTTTATAAGGGAAAGTTCATCACAAACGAAATCTTGTCAGAAAAGAAATTCGACAAGCTGATCGTCCAGTCAGTAGGATGA
- a CDS encoding TetR/AcrR family transcriptional regulator — translation MQITTKDRILIEAEKMFIDQGIANTQMKDIALALNINRRTLYRYFPTKDELAFEVELIVMRQIQEYLSLEVDTMMDMNGFQKVEAYFDHVNFEAIKEQMKFTAEFDRYFQGDYPSTQLTDAFIVSLDPRKEQLYQFISQGVKDGSIRSDLSPSDLFHFISQDFFALFQRLILREKHLKHEYCDQVDFQKLFKDILLRGIRSMSDSNTI, via the coding sequence ATGCAGATTACAACTAAAGATCGGATTTTGATAGAAGCTGAAAAGATGTTTATCGACCAGGGCATCGCCAACACGCAGATGAAGGATATCGCACTTGCCCTTAACATCAACAGGCGAACCCTGTATCGTTATTTTCCTACAAAGGATGAACTGGCATTTGAAGTGGAACTGATTGTCATGAGGCAGATTCAGGAGTATTTATCACTAGAAGTGGATACGATGATGGACATGAACGGCTTTCAAAAGGTGGAAGCGTATTTTGACCATGTGAATTTTGAAGCCATCAAAGAGCAGATGAAATTCACCGCAGAATTCGACCGCTATTTCCAAGGCGATTATCCGTCCACGCAGCTTACGGACGCCTTTATTGTTTCGCTCGATCCCCGAAAGGAACAGCTGTATCAGTTTATCAGTCAAGGTGTAAAAGACGGATCGATTAGAAGCGACCTTAGTCCAAGTGATCTCTTCCATTTTATTTCTCAAGATTTTTTCGCACTGTTCCAGAGGCTGATCTTAAGGGAAAAACACTTGAAGCATGAGTACTGCGATCAGGTAGACTTTCAAAAATTGTTCAAAGACATTCTTTTAAGAGGCATCAGGAGTATGAGTGACAGTAACACCATCTAA
- a CDS encoding DUF4153 domain-containing protein — translation MSTFTQSVTQIFKNAFNALKTFPASILFAVAFSLVTMIRIQLDWPEQESYNFLFNCLHWTFAFAAVLSLATVTAAQSRHTTKKTLVAANALTVVTAMIVFLSLYFLGGTDTEQINLRFDVLSRLAIARISIMTFVSLLAFILLAATPKEQSDFSQSLFMTQKSLFIAMIYGGVIASGTSAVAAAIENLLYSDMSEKVYMYLATLSGLLAYTIFVGYFPDFRKNVVDSRHESVQRQPQFIEILFQYIMIPIVLALTAVLLLWTARTLITGSWPVFIQLSSIATSYAIGGIWLHIMVTHHKSKIAAFYRRVFPMTALVILAFEAWALLVQLSKFGLKTTEYYFTLIWIVSAAAAVLLILYKAKTHAMIVILVCCASIISVLPLAGYHSLPVFSQVNRLENLLVAEGILKDDQLSPASDDIDLSVRESITDSVVYLAHTQTAKLPEWFDRKLGEDVFFKNKLGFEQTWPKELDYDGREGYLGLYVESSPDVIDISGYEWASMLQNQYLRGKAIASLETEKGTYEIYWTTDRSDGVPSLKITLDDTLILEQDMNAFIDKLIETYPLGQRTPKYANPEAMSYLIENETLKILVVFTSVEVNIDPRNDNINYWLNAHALYLHEK, via the coding sequence ATGAGTACTTTTACTCAATCTGTAACACAAATATTTAAGAACGCCTTCAATGCGCTTAAGACCTTCCCGGCATCCATCCTCTTTGCGGTGGCGTTTTCACTTGTGACAATGATCCGCATTCAACTTGACTGGCCGGAACAGGAATCCTATAATTTTTTATTCAATTGCCTACATTGGACCTTCGCATTCGCAGCAGTGCTCAGCCTTGCTACCGTAACTGCCGCACAGAGCAGGCATACTACTAAAAAAACGCTGGTTGCAGCTAACGCACTGACGGTTGTCACAGCGATGATCGTCTTCTTGTCTCTTTACTTTTTAGGGGGCACCGACACCGAGCAGATCAACTTACGCTTTGACGTGCTTTCACGACTTGCAATTGCCAGAATCAGCATCATGACCTTTGTCAGTCTGCTTGCTTTCATCCTTTTGGCCGCCACACCCAAAGAACAGTCTGACTTTTCCCAGTCCCTGTTTATGACTCAAAAGTCACTGTTTATCGCAATGATTTACGGGGGTGTCATCGCAAGCGGTACTTCCGCAGTCGCTGCCGCAATCGAAAATCTTTTGTACAGCGACATGAGTGAAAAAGTGTACATGTATCTAGCGACCTTATCAGGTCTTCTTGCATACACGATTTTTGTAGGCTACTTCCCAGATTTCAGAAAAAACGTAGTCGATAGCCGCCATGAGTCGGTGCAGAGACAACCTCAGTTTATCGAAATACTCTTCCAGTACATCATGATTCCAATTGTGCTGGCACTTACAGCAGTCTTGTTGTTATGGACCGCCAGAACCTTGATCACAGGTTCATGGCCTGTTTTCATACAGCTATCGAGCATCGCTACTTCTTACGCGATAGGCGGAATCTGGCTTCATATCATGGTCACCCATCATAAGTCAAAAATCGCAGCCTTCTACAGACGCGTCTTTCCAATGACAGCCCTTGTGATACTGGCCTTTGAAGCATGGGCCTTATTGGTTCAGCTGAGCAAGTTCGGCCTTAAGACTACCGAATACTATTTCACACTCATTTGGATTGTAAGCGCTGCTGCCGCCGTGCTACTGATCCTCTATAAGGCAAAAACACATGCCATGATTGTTATATTAGTATGCTGTGCGTCTATTATTTCAGTACTTCCACTAGCAGGTTACCATTCGTTGCCTGTCTTTTCACAAGTCAACAGACTCGAAAATTTACTCGTCGCAGAAGGAATTCTTAAAGACGATCAGCTCAGTCCCGCAAGCGATGACATTGACTTGTCTGTACGAGAATCCATCACTGATTCGGTCGTGTATCTTGCCCATACGCAAACCGCAAAACTGCCTGAGTGGTTTGACAGAAAATTAGGTGAGGATGTCTTCTTTAAGAATAAGCTGGGCTTTGAACAGACATGGCCGAAAGAACTTGACTATGATGGTCGCGAAGGTTACTTGGGGCTCTACGTAGAGTCAAGTCCCGATGTAATTGACATCAGCGGTTATGAATGGGCATCCATGCTTCAAAACCAGTATTTGCGAGGCAAAGCAATCGCAAGCTTAGAAACAGAAAAAGGCACTTATGAAATTTACTGGACAACAGACCGGTCAGACGGTGTTCCTAGCCTGAAGATAACTTTAGATGACACCCTTATTCTCGAGCAAGATATGAACGCCTTTATCGATAAACTGATCGAGACCTACCCGCTTGGACAAAGAACACCTAAATACGCTAATCCTGAAGCCATGAGCTATTTGATCGAAAATGAGACCCTTAAAATTCTTGTGGTCTTCACCTCGGTGGAAGTGAATATCGATCCACGCAATGACAACATCAATTATTGGTTAAATGCTCATGCCTTGTACCTGCATGAAAAATGA